Part of the Brassica oleracea var. oleracea cultivar TO1000 chromosome C8, BOL, whole genome shotgun sequence genome is shown below.
CACTTTCTCCAAGAAGGCGATCACCACTGCCTAGGAGAGGCGCATCACCTAGGAGATTGCCTGTTTCTTCTCCTCGCCGGAGGCCTAGCTCTCCTATCCGCCGTCGCGGTGATACGCCACCTAGACGCAGGGCAGGATCGCCATTTAGAGGCCGTTCTCCATCTTCTCCCCCTCCAAGACGACAAAGATCTCCTCCAAGGTTAGCTCTGTGGTAGCATCTGTTTTGTATGGTGTTTTCAGAATCAATAGACTCACCTTTTGTATGTTGACAGGGGCTCCCCTAGAAGAATCCGTGGCAGTCCTGTTCGAAGACGGTCTCCTCCTCCTCTAAGGCGAAGGTAAGTCTACGAGTTACTCAAATTACGCTCCTAGTGATTGGAGTATAGAAATTAAAGGTGTCACTCTGTAAATATTTTGAATTGGGCTTGTTTCAGGTCACCTCCAAGAAGGCTACGCAGTCCCCTCAGAAGATCTCCTATCCGCAGACGTAGCCGATCCCCAATTCGTAGACCTGTTCGCTCTCGTTCAAAGTCCATCTCACCCCGCAGGTGTGTCTTTGATATCTCCTGGATTTTCTTTGGTTGCAGTTGCAGAGCTAAGATCGTGCATATGATGATATAAGAGCCATGCCATGTTTTTTAGATTTTGCATAATTTACGCGTATACTTCAAGTTATACGGTGTGTTATCCTTGTATGTAGGTTTGTTACATATTGGTTCATAGAGACGTTTATACCAAATATGACCAAGTTATATAGATCTATGTGGAGTCTGCAATTGGTGTAATTGTCTTTGTTTGTAAGCAGGGGAAGAGTTCCAGCTGGGAGACGTGGGAGGTCATCATCTTACTCTAGTTCCCCAAGTCCCAGAAGGGTAAGGGTTTGTTGAAGATCCATTTTTACTTATAAAAATGTTGATGCCTTGTTTAGATATGTGTTTTGACTGTCTGTGTGCGTTTATTGAAACTTACAGGTTCCTAGGAAGATCTCACGGAGCCGCAGTCCTAGGAAGATTTCAAGGAGCCGCAGTCCGAAGAGGTAAAATGACTTTCTTCGCTTAACGCATTTCCAAACAATTGAGTCTGCACTCTGTAGCATGCATTAGTATAAAAATGCTCGACTGTGAGCCCAACATCTGATGGGAGATATATAGTAGGAACGGACGCTTATAAATGATTGACTTGAAGATCAATAATAGTATATGGAGTGGTGATAATCTTGGATATGGTAGTTAATGAGATTGTGATGTAGAAAGGACAAAAGGAGTTAGTTCAAATAATCTGTAAATGTTTTAGCCCACACTGTCTACTAATCTTATAGAACGAACTTGTTGTTGCGTAATGTGTAGGCCACTGAGAGGAAAAAGAAGCAGCAGTAACAGCAGCAGTAGCAGCTCACCGCCTCCTCGCAAAACATAATGTAATAAATCTCCATTCATCATGTCTCGGCAGAAGTTTCACCAGTAACCAATTGAGAGTTGTGGCTATAATGTTGGATGTTTCTCCAGTGATTTGGATTTCAGTAGTCTTATTTTATGAGTTATGATGACGACAGACTTTGATTTTTATCCTCGTGTTATAAAGAAGCTAAGAGAAGTTGATGAAAAGTAATAAATGGAGGAAAGCGATCTTGTTAGGGCTCAAGTATTCCTCGTTATTCCGTAAGAATTTACTTGATTTTCTAAAATCGTAACAATATACTTCTCCTGAACGTTCTGCTGAGACGGTACAAAACAATTATGCATCAGCATTGAGAAAACGGGTCCACCGAGAAACGGGTCCACCGAGGCCTAAAGCTCATGCATTTCATACAATCGAGATCTGTAAGTTAAGACATCACAGGGCTTGACAAGATTGTGTTTCAGACAAACTAGGGTGTTCCAAGTAAAGTTGCAAGCAGAGTGGTTCGCTGTTCAGGGACTTGACGGGCGTAATAACTGGCGGTTTCATCCACTGCTTTGTATCTGTTGGAATCCATATCTCACCTTCTTTACTTGAACCCACTTCAGGAAGCGACCTTAGAAAAGCCGTTACCTCCCATCTACAGTCTGTATAGAGTAGGCAAAAGTTAAAAAGCTTTGGAACATAAAAAAACATCGTTGTAAGATGTGACATCTAGGAAGTAAAATAGTGGAGCTAGAGATGCATTTACTGGGAGGAAGAGGCTTGACAAGGGGTTTTGCAACGGAAAGCTTGACTAAGAAGGACCTAAGCGCAAATTCCAGTTGATTCTCCTCTACTGAAGCAGCGGAAGACAGGTTAATGGTAAGCTTGAAGATGAACCTCTCCACAGGAACATTATCATTACTGAAAAAGATGACCGCTACCCTTTCAACAAGACCCTGCTTACAAACATTGTTCAAAGCCGTCATTCTATAATGATCATATGTGTTTACCAGATAATTCCTGGAAAGAAAGGCAGATCTTGGAGGTGGGTTTTTCTTCAGTGGTGGAAATAAAAAGTGTGTGTGTTTTCATTGAAAGAACCTATACATACACTAACCTTTTGGATAAAAGGAAGTAAACCAGAAGCAGCAGAGTGAATATAGTCGCGTAGCTCAGGATGCCTTGCCCTTTGCACCACCACATTCATATATCTCCTCCTTTCAAACGCCGCTTCACAAACGCAAAAGATGATGTAAATTCAACAACCGTATTAAATAACACACAATTCACAGCTGTTTGCATATATCTTACTCACCAGATGGGTAAAAGCCTTTGAGGAAAACAATCATTGTGATGGCTACTTCCAGAAACTCCACCAGAGTACGAGCAACTTCTCCTGAAAGCAGCAGATGAGACAAAGGCCTCACTCAATCATACATATTCATGAGATTTAAGTTTGAAACCAGATAGTTACCTAACTGATTATTATCATCCTTCATGTTCATCACCGGTCTCACAATCTTCTCGATTAGCCGTCGACGCGGGGCTTCGCCGTGAATCTGAAGACCTCCTCTTTTCGTCTAACTAAAACCACGCACGAGACAAACACGTGACTCTTTAATTATCTATGGGCCTTAGTTCAGGAGCCCATTTAATTACTTCTCGGGCCTAAGTTTATGTTTTAATTTTTTTCATTAGTGAATCTCTATCTCCTCCACCTTGTCGGAAAAGTTTTCGCCGGAGCACCATAGACGGAATCTGGGAGACACCGTAAGGTTTGATATCTTAGAATTTTTTTTTGGATTCGCATTTAAGATGTTGATTTGGTAGTTTTTTCGTGGATTAGTAGCAGAGCCTGAGCTCGATAAAGTTGTAATATTTAATTATAGAGAAGAGGATACGATGAGGGGGAAGAGAGGAAGGGCTTGTGTAGTGGTACTTGGAGATCTTGGTCGAAGTCCGCGTATGCAATATCACGCTCTTTCTCTTGCTCGTCAGGTTCATCTCTCAATTTGATCACGTTATCTCTCAGTTCAGTTCTTCTATTGGCTTGACTCAGTTTCCCACTCCTTAGCTTCATTGTATCATAAACTGCAGGCGTCGTTTCAAGTGGACATTGTTGCATATGGAGGTAAAGATTCAAACTTTTAGTGTGTGTTCTTGTGACTCATCATTGCATTGTTTTGAATGCTTTTAGTTTTCATGACTAGGTTCTATACCCCACGAAGCTGTTTTAAAGCACCCATCAATCCACATTCATACCATGGTACTCTTCTTCGATCAACTCATTAAACATATAAACTACTAGAATAATTTTATGTAGATTCATCATCATCTGTTTCTTCTACGTTTTGGATACCATAGGCGCAGCCTCGGTTCATTCACCTCTTGCCGAAGATACTTTACCCTGTGACTCTCTTGCTCAAGGCGATTATCCAGTTTACAATGCTTCTCTGGTTTCTTTTCGTTAAAGTACCAGCACCTGACCTTTTCTTGGTTCAGGTAAAGTCTTTGTTCTTTTCACTTTTAACCTTTTTTAGCTTTTCTTACGTAACTTAGGAGAGAGTTGTTGTTCCTACAGAATCCTCCTTCCGTTCCAGCACTAGTCGCTGTTAAGTGGGCGAGTTCATGGAGGCGTGCAGCGTTTGTTGTAGATTGGCATAACTTTGGATATACGTTGCTGGCGTTGTCCTTGGGAAGAAACAACGTCTTTGTATCCTTGTACCGCTGGTAAGTATATATACATGGCTCTAAATTATTGATAGTTCTAAGGTTGAAGTGTTTATCTTTTGCATGGTTTAGGATTGAGATGCATTACGGAAAGATGGCAACAGGTTCGCTATGTGTGACAAAAGCAATGCAGCATGAACTGGAACAGAATTGGGGAGTGAGGTGAGATCAAATTGCTCATAGATAGATCATAACCAGTATAAAAGTTATGTGATTCTGATTTTGTATGCTATAATGTTCTGAATTGAAACACAGAGCCAAAGTTTTATATGATCAGCCTCCTGAGTTTTTCCGCCCCGCTTTGCTTGAAGAAAAGCACGAGGTTTAGCTGGTCTTCTCTTCCTTTGTGGATTAGTATCATCAATCACTTTCACTCTGAGGGTAACAGAAACTTTGGTTTACTTCCTTAGTTGTTTTGCCGAGTGAAGAAAGATCTTTGCCATCCATCTGGTGTCTATGACTTCATAAGTAGAGGTATCTCCTTGAAAGTATTAGTCCAGGTTTTGATTCCTTTTGAGCTTCTTCTTTCATTCTGATACCAATTTTTTTTTTAATTCGAATTTAGAGTTGGAGAATCAACAGCTTGACGAAACCCTTTTTACTATCAAAACTAATGCTGACATCTTGCTGAAGCAAAACAGACCAGCTCTTGTTGTGAGCAGTACAAGCTGGTGAGGACACATCATCATTCTTTCTTCACTTTCACTCTTGTGGTAGCATCCTTCTTCCATGACATTGAATACTAGAATATGAAATTTGCAGGACCCCTGATGAAAATTTTGGTATCCTATTGGAAGCCGCAGTGATGTATGATCGGCGCGTTACTGCAAGATCGAAAGGAAGTGATACAGCCGAAATTTCAGAAGAGCAGGACCTTTATCCCAACTTGTTGTTCATCATTACAGGTAAATATAATTTCCTTTTTGTTTATAGAACATAATAATATTTTGCTGTTTCTGTTTTTGATCATGAGCTGTTTACATTGTCCATGAAGGT
Proteins encoded:
- the LOC106311948 gene encoding DNA polymerase zeta processivity subunit; translation: MNMKDDNNQLGEVARTLVEFLEVAITMIVFLKGFYPSAAFERRRYMNVVVQRARHPELRDYIHSAASGLLPFIQKGLVERVAVIFFSNDNVPVERFIFKLTINLSSAASVEENQLEFALRSFLVKLSVAKPLVKPLPPNCRWEVTAFLRSLPEVGSSKEGEIWIPTDTKQWMKPPVITPVKSLNSEPLCLQLYLEHPSLSETQSCQAL
- the LOC106311945 gene encoding chitobiosyldiphosphodolichol beta-mannosyltransferase-like: MRGKRGRACVVVLGDLGRSPRMQYHALSLARQASFQVDIVAYGGSIPHEAVLKHPSIHIHTMAQPRFIHLLPKILYPVTLLLKAIIQFTMLLWFLFVKVPAPDLFLVQNPPSVPALVAVKWASSWRRAAFVVDWHNFGYTLLALSLGRNNVFVSLYRWIEMHYGKMATGSLCVTKAMQHELEQNWGVRAKVLYDQPPEFFRPALLEEKHELFCRVKKDLCHPSGVYDFISRELENQQLDETLFTIKTNADILLKQNRPALVVSSTSWTPDENFGILLEAAVMYDRRVTARSKGSDTAEISEEQDLYPNLLFIITGKGPEKEMYEEKIKRLNLKHVAFRTMWLAAEDYPLLLGSADLGVCLHTSSSGLDLPMKVVDMFGCGLPVCSVAYSCIQELVKDGQNGLLFSSSSELADQLLVLFKSFPGNCDTLMSLKAGAMETGSSGRWATEWEACAKPLITQVGS